The Thioflexithrix psekupsensis genome segment CATCAGACAACACAAAGGAAAGTCGCCTATTTTGGTTGCATCTCCGTTCGGCAGGATTAGTTTCTGGGATAGCGGATGTAACAAAGTTGCCAGAGTCGTGTTCCCAACCGCTTAATGCTTTTGGTGGGATTGTTGGCGTGAGTACTGATCCATTCACAGGCGGCGCAACGACCATGCCCGGCTTATTTGTCGGCTATACCCGAATTCCGCAGGAAATTGCCATCATTTTGGAGTCTCGAATTGACGACAACGAGGTGAAAAAAGGCGCAATTCAAAGTGATCAGACGAACTACACGGCAACCACCAATCCATTACACAAATTGTATTTTGCTCTGTAGTGATTCCGCAACTGCCTTAGCCGAAAAAAACCGTCTCCTTCATTTTCTGGAGACGGTTTTTTTTAATGTAGGTTTTTATCGCCGCATGATTACTGACGATAATGCACGCTAAGAAAAATCGCTCGTCCTTGTGCGGGAAAATAGCGCGCTTCTTCATAATCTTTGTCTAAAAGATTGCTTAATCGCCCTTTAAAAGTCCATTCGGACGACCAACGATATTCGGTCAATAGATCAAGCGTTAAATAACCGGGTAAATGAACCTGATTCAAAACATCATCATGACGGGCTGATTGTGCGATGCCTTGCGTGGTGATTTGCCAGCGGTCAAAATGTCCCGTGACCCCAAAACGCCCCGTATAATCCGCACGACGCGGCAAATCTAAGCCCGTTTGTTGATCCTCTGCCCGCAACACATCAATTTGCCCTTCTAACGACCATCGAGGCGATAAAGCCCACGTCGCTGCGAATTCAATACCTTTTGCGGTGGTTTCGGCAATATTTTTAGGAAAAAAAGCCCCCGTATTGGCATCAAAATAAGTCGCAATTAATTGCGTTGTTTCCGTATAAAAACCGCTTAATTCCCAAGCGAATGCGGCATAATGTCCACGCAACCCCACCTCCCAACTTTGGGCTTGTTCGGGTTCTAAATGGGGATTGCCAAAATGAGGAAAATAAAGTTCATTAAAACTAGGGGCTTTAAACGCCCGTCCCCACGATGCAAAACCCCGTATCATCGGCGACCATTCATAACCTAAACCAAGATGTCCCGTCCAATAATCACCAAACTGCTCATTGTCATCAAAACGGCCACTGATTTGAAAGTGTAGCGGTTGAAAATCAACTTGATACTGCGCGAAAACGCCGTGATTATCCCGACGGGTCATTGCATAAGGCGAATCGCTGTCAATAGTGGCGCGGTGAAAATCGTAACCAAATGTGGCTAATTGTGCGGCGGACAGTGTCCAATCATGCTGCCAACTGAAGGTGTATAAGCGGGTATCATATTGATTTTTTGGCAATTCGGCGCGGCCAAAATTTTCTGCCTCATCTCGACTTTCTCCCAATTGTAAACGGCTGATTTGGTGATCGTGAAATGGAATTTCAGCGGAAATCCCGATTACTTGTTGCACAAAATCAACTTGATTGTTGAAAGATGAATCGTAGTCAGTGCGTCCTTGACTACGCAACACTTGTGCGCTGACAGTGAGGGGATCAAATTCGTGTTTCACTTGTGCGCTTAGTGCGTGTTGGCGATGTGCGTCGTTGTCGGGTTCAATGGTAAAACAACCGCCTATGCCTTGATTGCGGGTTGAACAGGCGTTGTAGCCTGCGGTTTGGGTGTGTTCTAATCCGATTTGATATTGGGTGCGTTCGGTGAGATTGGCATAATTGGCGGTGAGTTGTGCGGTTTGTTCGCTGCCAATCCCAACGGAAAAGGTTTGGTTTTTTTCGCCAGTGCGACGAGTAAACAGTTGAATCACGCCGCCTACTGCCTCCGAACCATATAAACTGGCACGGGGGCCACGGATCACTTCGATGCGCTCAATTTGGGATAAGGGTAAAAATTGCCATGCGGTCAACCCTGCCGTAGCCGATCCCACTTTGACCCCGTCAATTAAGACCAAAACATGATCCGATTCTTGGCCACGCATAAAAATACTGTTATTTTGTCCTGAGCCACCATTTCGGCTGATTTGGATACCGGGTAATGTTTTTAATAAACTAGGTAAATCAATGGCTTGACTGCGTTCAATTGCGGGTCTATCTAATACGGTGACAGCGGCGATTGTTTGATCTACGGCTCGACTGGTGCGATTGGCGGTAATTAAAATTTCAGGTAAAACAATGGGTTGTGCTTGAACGCCCGCACCAAATCCTACGCAAAATAATAAGGAAAAACGAGTTTGAAACGAAAACATGGACACTTTCCTACAAAATAACAAAAAACGTAAAAAGTGTTCCGAAGGTGAAAAGAAACGGAGTTGTGAAAAATAACAAACAAGCACACTCCGCCATCTGTTGCCCTCCGCAACACGACAGGGAATGAAAAGAGGCCGGTCTCCGGACTGATCAGCGGCGTATAAAATGCCCATATTGTCGCCTTCCCGCACGTATGCAGTGGCGTAATGACAAGATGTTGACTGAATTACCGTTGCGGGGGCAGTGTTGGTTTTGCACCAACTTCCCGTTTACTCTCACAATAGATAAGCAATTGTGAGACACCTCGATTCGGGTGATTTTGGGTCAAAAAACATGACCAAAACAAGTGATTATACCGCTTTTTATCATTCGCAGTAAGCCATTGTTGCTTGAGGCAATTCTCAATTTAGACCTTTACAACTAATAATGTTTTTATAACAGATTGAAAGTAAAGATGATGAATAAACTTGAAGTATTTTTCCAAAAAAGTCAGCACTATTTTTTTTGACGACTTGATTGGTAGGGCTTAAATTGAGAATTGCTGCTTTTATAGCCCTGAGTTAAACTTATTTTGCTTTATTTTAAAGGTATTTACCATGACAAAACCGCTGCCTCCCTTATTGCATTTAATTAAACAACTCATTGCGATTCCATCGGTCAGTTGTGTAGATACGCGCTTGGATCAGAGTAATTTAGCGGTGATTGAACAATTAGCCGAATGGGCGGAGAATTTGGGATTTCGTTGTGAATTAATGCCCGTTTCTACGCCGCATCCCGACATTGCCAAATGGAATTTAATCGCTACATTGGGAACGGGATCGGGGGGTTTGGTGCTGTCAGGACACACCGACACCGTGCCGTACAATCTCGAACGCTGGCAATGTGACCCGTTTAGCCTCACTGAACGCGATCACCGCTTGTACGGCTTGGGAACGTCGGACATGAAGGCGTTTTTTGCCTTATGTTTACACGCAGCCCGTGAATTTTGCCACACTCCGCTGCAACATCCTTTGATTATTCTCGCCACGGCCGACGAAGAATCGAGTATGCACGGTGCTAAAGCGTTGATTAAAGAGGGAAAACCTAAAGCCCGCCACGCGATTATCGGCGAACCCACTGGCTTGCGTCCCGTGCGAATGCACAAGGGAATTTTTATGGAAAGTATTGTGATCACGGGCGTTTCTGGTCATTCTAGCGATCCGCGTTTGGGTAATAATGCTTTAGAAGGAATGCACCGTGTCATTAGCGATTTATTACAATGGCGAGAAGAATGGAAAAGCCATTATCATCATGCCGCTTTTAACGTTCCCATTCCCACTTTAAATCTAGGCCACATTCACGGTGGAGATAACCCCAATCGTATTTGTGGCGATTGTGAGTTGCATATTGATGTGCGGCCGTTGCCCGGTATGGACTTAAATGAATTAAAAGCCTTGTTACATCAACGCGTGCGGCAAGTTTTAATAGACACAGGATTAACAGTAGAATTTATTCCGTTATTTGAAGGCATTCCTGCGGTAGAAACGCCCGCCAATGCTGAAATTGTGAGAATCGCGGAGCAATTAACAGCGCATTCTGCTGAAGCCGTCGCGTTCGCTACGGAAGCCCCTTATTTAACGGAATTAGGCATGGATACGATTATTTTAGGCCCCGGCAATATCGAACAAGCCCATCAACCCGATGAATATTTAGCCTTAGATCGCCTTGAACTCATGCTGGCAATTTTACGCCAAGCGATTACTCATTTTTGCGTTAAAAAAAGCTAATTTTATTTTTTCATTATTCGCTGAATTTAATCCCATGATACATTACCAAGATTTACGTGATTTCTTACATTTATTAGAACAACAAAAAGAGTTGCATCGCGTTTCTATTCCCGTCAATCCTTATTTAGAAATGACTGAAATTTGTGATCGGACATTACGTCGATCTGGGCCTGCGTTATTATTTGAAAATCCACAGGGTTTTACTGTTCCTGTATTAGGTAATTTATTTGGCACGACGCGGCGCGTGGCTTTAGGGATGGGACAGGAGTCTGTTTCGGCTTTGCGCGAAATTGGCCAATTATTGGCTTATTTAAAAGAACCTGAACCCCCAAAAGGTTTTCGAGATTTTTTTGATAA includes the following:
- a CDS encoding prepilin-type N-terminal cleavage/methylation domain-containing protein, with product MKRQQAGFTLVEIAIVLVIVGLLLGGVLKGQEIITNARIKNLENDFNGISAAIYSYQDRYRRLPGDDPGATRFASVSGITTQAGGGDGVITGNFDEPSDNTKESRLFWLHLRSAGLVSGIADVTKLPESCSQPLNAFGGIVGVSTDPFTGGATTMPGLFVGYTRIPQEIAIILESRIDDNEVKKGAIQSDQTNYTATTNPLHKLYFAL
- a CDS encoding TonB-dependent receptor domain-containing protein, whose translation is MFSFQTRFSLLFCVGFGAGVQAQPIVLPEILITANRTSRAVDQTIAAVTVLDRPAIERSQAIDLPSLLKTLPGIQISRNGGSGQNNSIFMRGQESDHVLVLIDGVKVGSATAGLTAWQFLPLSQIERIEVIRGPRASLYGSEAVGGVIQLFTRRTGEKNQTFSVGIGSEQTAQLTANYANLTERTQYQIGLEHTQTAGYNACSTRNQGIGGCFTIEPDNDAHRQHALSAQVKHEFDPLTVSAQVLRSQGRTDYDSSFNNQVDFVQQVIGISAEIPFHDHQISRLQLGESRDEAENFGRAELPKNQYDTRLYTFSWQHDWTLSAAQLATFGYDFHRATIDSDSPYAMTRRDNHGVFAQYQVDFQPLHFQISGRFDDNEQFGDYWTGHLGLGYEWSPMIRGFASWGRAFKAPSFNELYFPHFGNPHLEPEQAQSWEVGLRGHYAAFAWELSGFYTETTQLIATYFDANTGAFFPKNIAETTAKGIEFAATWALSPRWSLEGQIDVLRAEDQQTGLDLPRRADYTGRFGVTGHFDRWQITTQGIAQSARHDDVLNQVHLPGYLTLDLLTEYRWSSEWTFKGRLSNLLDKDYEEARYFPAQGRAIFLSVHYRQ
- the argE gene encoding acetylornithine deacetylase is translated as MTKPLPPLLHLIKQLIAIPSVSCVDTRLDQSNLAVIEQLAEWAENLGFRCELMPVSTPHPDIAKWNLIATLGTGSGGLVLSGHTDTVPYNLERWQCDPFSLTERDHRLYGLGTSDMKAFFALCLHAAREFCHTPLQHPLIILATADEESSMHGAKALIKEGKPKARHAIIGEPTGLRPVRMHKGIFMESIVITGVSGHSSDPRLGNNALEGMHRVISDLLQWREEWKSHYHHAAFNVPIPTLNLGHIHGGDNPNRICGDCELHIDVRPLPGMDLNELKALLHQRVRQVLIDTGLTVEFIPLFEGIPAVETPANAEIVRIAEQLTAHSAEAVAFATEAPYLTELGMDTIILGPGNIEQAHQPDEYLALDRLELMLAILRQAITHFCVKKS